In a genomic window of Algoriphagus halophilus:
- a CDS encoding NAD(P)/FAD-dependent oxidoreductase codes for MRQNNFEVIIIGGSYAGLAAAMALGRSLRQVLVIDAGEPCNKQTPHSHNFLTQDGKSPREISSIARKQAEAYPTVQFTSDLAVEGNKMEEGFEIKTKKGSIYKSKKLILATGIKDLLPAIPGLKACWGISVIHCPYCHGYEVRNQSTGLLANGDFGFEFGKMITNWTKDLTLFTNGKSTLTEEQTSILLSKNINIIESPVKELTHQNGALKSVKLVNGNAIHLKALYAKPDFDQNLGIISSLGCELKQNGFLEVDQFQKTTVAGVYACGDNTNMFRSVAFAVSSGNMAGAACNKELIDESYSL; via the coding sequence ATGAGACAGAATAATTTTGAAGTTATCATTATAGGTGGGAGTTACGCAGGATTAGCAGCAGCCATGGCATTAGGCAGGTCTTTGCGTCAAGTATTAGTCATCGATGCGGGTGAACCCTGCAATAAGCAAACTCCACATTCACATAATTTTTTAACACAGGACGGGAAATCGCCTAGAGAAATTTCTTCCATAGCCCGGAAACAAGCGGAAGCATATCCAACAGTCCAATTTACCTCAGACTTAGCGGTGGAAGGAAATAAGATGGAAGAAGGGTTCGAAATAAAAACGAAGAAAGGAAGCATCTACAAATCCAAAAAATTAATTTTGGCAACGGGAATTAAGGACTTATTACCTGCTATTCCTGGATTGAAGGCATGCTGGGGAATTTCTGTTATACATTGCCCCTATTGTCATGGTTATGAGGTAAGAAACCAATCCACAGGGCTTCTGGCCAATGGAGATTTTGGATTTGAGTTTGGCAAAATGATTACCAATTGGACCAAAGACCTGACATTATTTACCAACGGGAAATCTACACTAACTGAGGAACAAACCTCCATATTACTTAGTAAAAACATCAACATTATTGAATCCCCAGTTAAAGAGCTAACCCATCAAAATGGAGCGCTGAAATCCGTCAAATTGGTTAATGGAAATGCTATTCACTTAAAAGCGTTGTATGCCAAACCAGATTTTGACCAAAATTTAGGCATCATCAGTTCCCTAGGTTGTGAGTTGAAGCAAAATGGTTTCCTTGAAGTGGATCAATTCCAAAAAACAACGGTTGCCGGAGTTTATGCATGTGGAGACAATACGAATATGTTCAGATCAGTTGCCTTTGCTGTTTCTTCAGGCAACATGGCTGGAGCAGCTTGTAATAAAGAATTGATTGACGAATCCTATTCATTATAA
- a CDS encoding endo-1,4-beta-xylanase: MIKNTFLFLAIAILLTAQKPNEQGLKDIFEDSFYIGVALNSRQVAPEATQEYALISSHFNSLSPENGLKWALVHPQLETYNFQFGDEYVALGEKLGAFTIGHCLVWHQQVPNWVFESETGEKLDKEALINRMEAHIETVMGRYKGKIKGWDVVNEAFNEDGSFRQSRWFEIAGKDFIKAAFKKAHEVDPEAELYYNDYNVWRASKRKGILDFAKEMKAEGIQIDAIGMQGHYTVNGPSIEEIEKGILEISEAGFQVAITELDVDVLPRPRNSEGADLTINYANSPEFNPYKEGITPEGKVQLAKRYEEIFKLFEKHKDKISRVTFWGLYDGRSWLNNFPVRGRTNYPLPFDRDMKLKEDVYNGIKKAVEH, encoded by the coding sequence ATGATTAAAAATACTTTTCTTTTTTTAGCAATAGCCATCCTTTTGACGGCTCAAAAACCCAATGAGCAAGGTTTGAAAGATATTTTTGAAGATAGCTTTTACATAGGGGTGGCTTTGAATTCACGGCAGGTTGCTCCCGAGGCTACTCAAGAGTATGCCTTGATTAGTTCCCATTTTAATAGCTTGAGTCCGGAAAATGGATTGAAGTGGGCTTTGGTTCATCCCCAACTCGAAACCTATAACTTTCAATTTGGAGATGAATATGTGGCATTAGGAGAAAAACTTGGAGCTTTTACTATTGGACATTGCTTGGTTTGGCATCAGCAGGTACCGAATTGGGTTTTTGAAAGCGAGACTGGAGAAAAGCTAGATAAAGAGGCCCTGATTAATCGAATGGAAGCTCATATCGAAACAGTGATGGGCCGATACAAAGGAAAGATAAAAGGGTGGGATGTGGTCAATGAGGCATTTAATGAAGATGGTTCTTTTAGGCAATCCAGATGGTTTGAAATTGCAGGAAAAGATTTTATCAAAGCTGCTTTTAAGAAGGCACATGAAGTAGATCCGGAAGCCGAACTTTATTACAATGATTACAATGTCTGGAGAGCTTCCAAGCGAAAAGGAATTCTCGATTTTGCCAAGGAAATGAAAGCAGAGGGAATTCAGATCGATGCAATAGGAATGCAAGGACATTATACAGTCAATGGACCATCCATTGAAGAAATTGAAAAAGGAATTTTAGAGATTTCTGAGGCTGGGTTTCAAGTGGCCATCACTGAATTAGATGTGGACGTGTTGCCAAGGCCAAGAAATTCCGAAGGGGCAGATTTAACTATCAATTATGCTAATTCTCCTGAATTCAATCCCTACAAAGAAGGAATCACACCGGAAGGAAAGGTGCAACTTGCGAAACGATATGAGGAAATTTTCAAATTATTTGAAAAGCATAAAGATAAAATCAGCAGGGTTACTTTTTGGGGATTGTATGATGGTAGATCCTGGTTAAATAATTTCCCTGTGAGAGGCAGAACCAATTACCCCTTGCCATTTGATAGAGATATGAAATTAAAAGAGGATGTTTACAATGGGATCAAAAAAGCGGTCGAACATTAA
- a CDS encoding PVC-type heme-binding CxxCH protein, translating into MKRPIYSILLAASVIFSCSKSQKSKLTDAQYAQLTEEEKRSSEHALDGIVVEDERIELTLFASEPMMINPTNMDVDDRGRVWITEAYNYRSHLNPRNPTNEEGDRILIMTDTNGDGVADESKVFYQGNDINAALGIAVLGEKVYVSVSPYVYVFTDADGDDVPEKKEILFEGVGGVQHDHGMHAFTFGPDGKLYFNYGNEGKGIHYADGSPILDPLGRPVNSETHPYREGMVFRMDPDGTDVEVLAWNFRNNYEVAVDSYGRMWQSDNDDDGNRGTRINYVMDYGNYGFKDEMTGADWRTRRINMEDSIPLQHWHLNDPGVVPNMLQTYAGSPTGILVYEGDLLPDDYHNQLIHSDAGPNIVRAYITKPDGAGFSASIKNLMNGNGRDNWFRPSDVTVAPDGSLFVSDWYDPGVGGHAMGDQERGRVYRLAPHGVDYDLPKHNYNNIESLVFLLQNPNRATHFKAFMALVEKGEEAKETLETLYADGDSRMRARAFWVLTKLPEGNNFIQLASSDPDPNIRVAAIRASRINQLNDPNFLLRMAEDENIQVRREVALAIRYQKNEDVWLKLAASYQSGDRWFLEALGIAADGFWDEYISAYLANKQDSWMQIPEATDIVWRSRSSQTSELLGKIILSQPGRNNQRYYRALDFQEPSSKTKVLKSLLASAPEEDQLIILRQINFDPTSPDRELLSLAKKTAGDIVDDRDFLDIVSKYGISDQKERLKSLVYQSENNRHSQMAAIIYASLYGLDDIKNEFDTGDQVKIVTALEKFGTIDNENMAKLLAQYYTDESKPVEIRTAAMEAAKGYNSEPYLMELAKAGKIPADVLPIAQKILLSSWNGNLRAEANELFGDAAGKEYDMAKLVAANGSVENGKTIASNYCLACHKIGNEGIDFGPGLSEIGDKLSKEGLFNAIINPSEGMGFGYETQLVKMKDGTEFTCIVNSKTENDLIVKLVGSSEQKIYKLDQVESVTQLDESLMPKFPLSESELVDLVSYLETLRK; encoded by the coding sequence TTGTGGTGGAGGATGAGCGGATTGAATTGACATTATTTGCTTCCGAACCCATGATGATCAATCCCACCAACATGGATGTAGATGATCGCGGAAGAGTTTGGATTACGGAAGCCTATAATTATAGATCGCACTTAAACCCAAGAAACCCGACCAATGAAGAGGGGGACCGAATTTTAATCATGACGGACACTAATGGAGATGGTGTGGCAGACGAATCAAAAGTATTCTACCAAGGAAATGACATCAATGCCGCATTAGGGATAGCGGTATTGGGAGAGAAGGTTTACGTTTCTGTCAGCCCCTATGTATATGTTTTCACGGATGCGGATGGAGATGATGTGCCCGAGAAAAAAGAAATCCTGTTTGAAGGTGTTGGCGGAGTTCAACATGATCATGGAATGCATGCTTTCACCTTTGGACCAGATGGCAAACTATATTTCAACTACGGTAATGAAGGTAAAGGTATTCATTATGCGGATGGCTCCCCCATCCTGGATCCATTAGGCAGGCCAGTGAACAGTGAAACACATCCCTATCGTGAAGGAATGGTTTTCCGAATGGATCCTGACGGCACGGATGTGGAAGTACTAGCCTGGAATTTCCGGAATAATTACGAGGTAGCAGTGGATAGCTATGGCAGAATGTGGCAATCTGATAACGATGATGATGGAAACAGAGGCACCAGAATAAATTACGTGATGGATTACGGGAATTATGGGTTCAAAGATGAAATGACTGGAGCTGATTGGAGAACCAGAAGAATCAACATGGAAGATTCTATCCCATTGCAACATTGGCATCTGAATGATCCAGGAGTAGTTCCCAATATGTTACAGACTTATGCGGGTTCCCCGACTGGAATTCTGGTCTATGAGGGAGATTTATTACCTGATGATTATCATAATCAACTCATTCATTCTGATGCAGGCCCAAATATCGTAAGAGCATATATCACAAAACCTGATGGTGCCGGATTTTCAGCGAGCATCAAAAACTTAATGAATGGAAATGGTAGAGACAACTGGTTCAGACCATCGGATGTGACAGTAGCTCCGGATGGCTCCCTATTCGTTTCGGATTGGTACGATCCAGGAGTCGGAGGCCATGCCATGGGAGACCAGGAAAGAGGGCGAGTTTATCGACTGGCGCCACACGGGGTTGATTACGATTTGCCAAAACACAATTATAACAACATTGAATCCTTGGTTTTTCTACTTCAAAACCCGAATAGAGCTACTCATTTTAAAGCATTTATGGCCTTGGTAGAAAAAGGGGAAGAGGCGAAAGAGACCTTGGAGACATTATATGCCGATGGGGACTCTAGAATGAGAGCAAGAGCCTTCTGGGTATTGACTAAATTACCGGAAGGAAACAATTTCATTCAATTAGCTTCTTCAGATCCTGATCCAAATATCCGTGTGGCAGCTATTAGAGCCTCAAGAATCAATCAGCTAAACGATCCTAATTTCCTTTTACGAATGGCGGAGGATGAAAACATTCAAGTAAGACGAGAAGTGGCTTTGGCCATCAGATATCAAAAAAATGAGGATGTTTGGCTGAAATTAGCCGCTTCCTACCAAAGTGGCGATCGTTGGTTCCTGGAAGCACTAGGGATAGCTGCAGATGGATTCTGGGATGAGTATATAAGCGCTTATTTAGCAAATAAGCAGGATTCTTGGATGCAAATTCCTGAAGCAACAGATATTGTATGGAGGTCAAGAAGCAGCCAAACTTCGGAATTACTAGGAAAAATTATCCTCTCTCAGCCTGGTAGAAATAATCAGCGCTACTATAGAGCCTTGGATTTTCAAGAGCCAAGTAGTAAAACCAAAGTATTGAAATCTCTATTGGCATCTGCTCCTGAAGAAGATCAGCTAATCATTTTAAGACAAATCAATTTTGATCCTACTTCCCCAGACAGGGAGTTGCTTTCTTTAGCAAAGAAAACAGCAGGAGACATCGTTGATGATCGCGACTTTCTGGATATCGTTAGCAAATACGGTATTTCGGATCAAAAAGAACGGTTAAAGTCACTTGTATATCAATCTGAAAACAATCGTCATTCTCAAATGGCGGCAATTATTTATGCCTCACTTTATGGTTTGGATGATATCAAAAATGAGTTTGACACAGGAGATCAAGTGAAAATCGTCACTGCCCTCGAGAAGTTTGGGACCATAGACAATGAAAATATGGCCAAACTGTTGGCTCAATATTATACCGATGAATCCAAGCCAGTAGAAATTAGAACGGCAGCAATGGAAGCCGCCAAGGGATATAATTCCGAACCTTACTTAATGGAATTGGCCAAAGCTGGAAAAATACCTGCGGATGTACTGCCCATTGCCCAGAAAATCCTCCTTTCCTCATGGAATGGAAATCTCCGTGCAGAAGCCAATGAATTGTTTGGAGACGCCGCTGGAAAAGAATATGACATGGCAAAATTAGTTGCCGCAAATGGATCAGTAGAAAATGGAAAAACCATCGCTTCCAATTATTGCCTTGCTTGTCATAAAATTGGAAATGAAGGGATTGATTTTGGACCAGGTTTATCTGAAATCGGAGACAAGCTTTCTAAAGAAGGACTTTTTAATGCCATCATCAATCCTTCTGAAGGAATGGGATTTGGCTATGAAACCCAATTAGTAAAAATGAAAGATGGAACGGAGTTCACTTGTATTGTCAATTCCAAAACGGAAAATGACCTGATTGTGAAATTGGTGGGTAGCAGTGAACAAAAAATCTATAAACTGGACCAGGTAGAAAGTGTCACGCAATTAGATGAATCATTAATGCCAAAATTCCCACTATCGGAATCAGAATTAGTAGATCTGGTAAGTTATCTGGAAACATTACGAAAATAA
- the bla gene encoding subclass B1 metallo-beta-lactamase, with the protein MKTLLFGLFFLLLCKISAAQSQEKNFIYESETLQIEQIAPHTFVHISYLNTDDFGKVACNGMIVINQNEALVIDTPANGEASDELINWLETEQKVIIKAVVATHFHWDCLGGLNEFHEKGIPSYASEKTIELAKAAAYPIPENSFKNKLKLQAGNQKVINQFLGEGHTKDNFVSYVPSDHVIFGGCMIKTLGAGNGNLEDANVAAWPETVKKVKSTFPKTQVVIPGHGKIGGVELLDYTIELFSK; encoded by the coding sequence ATGAAAACACTACTTTTTGGCCTCTTTTTTCTATTACTCTGTAAAATCAGCGCCGCACAAAGCCAAGAGAAAAACTTTATTTATGAATCTGAGACGCTGCAGATTGAACAGATTGCGCCACATACATTCGTCCATATTAGTTACCTCAATACGGATGATTTTGGAAAGGTAGCCTGTAATGGGATGATCGTGATTAACCAAAATGAAGCTTTGGTAATTGACACACCAGCCAATGGAGAAGCGAGCGATGAATTAATCAACTGGTTAGAAACTGAGCAAAAAGTAATTATAAAAGCGGTAGTTGCTACTCATTTTCATTGGGATTGTCTGGGAGGATTGAATGAATTTCATGAAAAGGGAATTCCTTCATATGCCTCCGAAAAAACCATAGAATTGGCAAAAGCAGCTGCTTATCCAATTCCCGAAAATAGCTTTAAGAATAAATTAAAACTTCAGGCAGGAAATCAGAAAGTAATCAATCAATTTCTGGGAGAAGGTCATACAAAGGACAATTTTGTTTCCTACGTCCCTTCGGATCATGTCATTTTTGGAGGTTGCATGATCAAAACCCTAGGAGCTGGAAATGGAAATTTGGAAGACGCCAATGTTGCTGCCTGGCCTGAAACAGTAAAGAAAGTTAAAAGCACCTTCCCGAAAACTCAGGTTGTCATTCCAGGTCATGGCAAAATCGGAGGAGTTGAATTGTTGGATTACACCATCGAGCTGTTTTCAAAATAA